Proteins from one Planctomycetota bacterium genomic window:
- the tilS gene encoding tRNA lysidine(34) synthetase TilS, with amino-acid sequence MNLSPMIVHKAYKWISAESGSAFGGKGRLLNKGESILIGVSGGADSIALSLILKEISERFKQNWRIALAHLNHGIRGREALRDEKFVRSFARRHKFTLYTKRISIPSMMKKRSFPRSSRQGGIINRESHAKGTGEALARQERYRFLETTARKTNTSKVAVAHNLGDQAETVIMRILEGTGLRGLRGTLSSRPIHTNSKITLIRPLLTIERNEIIAYLKEKQEPYCMDSTNLNRQIMRNKIRLELLPLLKKYNKDITKHLARLGHSAQDAYDYLEAAARKELKDLKGNSVSIARLKELHPALREMVLIALAEKSGAAPLRLSHSHYSALAELIDNPSSGKEIILPGNLIIRRRYDYLSFIKNPVKEETLETIQPLTLKVPGETVAKVYGLRIKTSFLKPIKSPKKSCPVAFSKAEGMEELFDYDKLKHPLSLRFRAPGDKFRPLGMKGSMSLKKFFINYKVTREMRQRIPLITCGNEIIWAVGYRMGEDVKITNRTEKILKIMCRMMP; translated from the coding sequence GCGGAAAAGGACGCCTGTTAAACAAGGGAGAAAGCATCTTGATCGGCGTTTCCGGCGGCGCTGATTCAATCGCCTTAAGCCTTATCCTAAAAGAAATAAGCGAGCGGTTTAAGCAAAACTGGCGCATCGCCCTGGCGCACCTGAATCATGGTATCCGGGGGCGCGAGGCACTCCGTGACGAGAAATTCGTCCGTTCATTCGCCCGCAGGCATAAATTCACTCTTTACACCAAACGCATATCAATACCATCTATGATGAAAAAACGCTCGTTTCCCCGCTCATCCCGCCAAGGCGGGATTATTAATAGGGAATCCCATGCCAAAGGTACGGGAGAAGCGCTTGCGAGGCAGGAACGTTACCGTTTCCTTGAAACCACCGCCCGCAAAACAAATACATCTAAAGTAGCGGTAGCTCATAACCTCGGCGACCAGGCGGAAACGGTTATCATGAGAATCCTTGAAGGCACAGGTCTGCGCGGGTTAAGAGGCACACTGTCCTCCCGGCCGATTCATACAAACTCCAAAATAACATTAATCCGCCCGTTATTGACCATTGAACGGAATGAAATCATTGCCTATCTCAAAGAAAAACAAGAACCTTATTGCATGGATTCTACCAACTTAAACCGTCAAATCATGAGGAATAAAATCCGGCTCGAACTTTTGCCGCTCCTTAAAAAATACAATAAGGATATCACCAAACACCTGGCGCGCCTTGGGCATTCCGCGCAGGACGCCTATGATTACCTTGAAGCCGCCGCCCGGAAAGAGCTGAAAGACCTCAAGGGGAATTCTGTTTCTATTGCCCGCCTAAAAGAACTCCATCCGGCACTTAGAGAAATGGTTTTGATTGCCCTAGCGGAAAAATCAGGCGCTGCTCCCCTGCGCCTGAGCCATTCACATTATTCCGCCCTGGCGGAACTTATCGATAATCCCTCATCCGGAAAGGAAATTATCCTACCCGGCAACCTTATTATTCGCCGGCGTTATGATTACCTTAGCTTTATTAAAAATCCGGTTAAAGAAGAAACTCTTGAGACGATCCAGCCGCTTACCCTCAAAGTACCAGGCGAAACTGTCGCAAAAGTTTACGGATTACGTATCAAAACCTCTTTCTTAAAACCCATTAAAAGTCCAAAGAAATCCTGTCCCGTGGCCTTTAGTAAAGCCGAAGGAATGGAAGAACTGTTTGATTATGACAAGCTAAAGCATCCGCTCTCCCTGCGTTTCCGCGCGCCCGGCGATAAATTCCGCCCCCTAGGAATGAAAGGCTCAATGAGTCTTAAAAAGTTCTTTATCAATTACAAGGTCACGCGTGAAATGCGCCAAAGGATTCCCTTAATCACCTGCGGGAACGAGATTATTTGGGCAGTCGGTTACCGCATGGGAGAAGATGTGAAAATCACCAACCGCACGGAAAAGATACTGAAGATAATGTGCCGAATGATGCCGTGA
- the rpsP gene encoding 30S ribosomal protein S16 yields MTVRIRLTRIGRKNIPLFRIVVLDKKTKRDGKYLERLGDYNPKEEEAKKVKINKDRLLYWVKNGAQPTEALKIIFKKAKIALK; encoded by the coding sequence ATGACTGTTCGTATCAGATTAACCAGAATCGGGCGTAAGAATATCCCGTTATTCAGAATCGTCGTGTTGGACAAGAAAACCAAAAGGGATGGCAAATACCTGGAAAGGCTCGGCGATTACAATCCAAAAGAAGAAGAAGCCAAGAAGGTCAAGATAAACAAAGACCGTCTGCTTTATTGGGTAAAAAACGGCGCACAACCTACTGAGGCCCTTAAGATTATCTTCAAAAAAGCGAAGATAGCTTTAAAATAA
- the lnt gene encoding apolipoprotein N-acyltransferase, producing MEDKAQEMAPKHIVKEHKKSTPTLPYLVYRTRWFRYVLSVLSGILLFISFPPLSYGLVGWVALVPLLIAVYSSPTPRIAAFCGLISGVVFYSVSLSFLINALGFMGFLVSNIFSVYLALFSASAWATASRIGLGKSFFLLPIFWTGIEHFRSETYFLKFPWLALGYSQSPHLALIQFCDTLGVYGLSFIIVTVNALAAWFVLEWLRKKKITFFPLVTGLLVICFLFIYGVTRPDYLPRYQRHYGDSLPTPTSVVTQTNTADRPIEEKYIPVAVVQDWSDSINQLLSVTGQSVHSTKETLAVWPEAYLDDALNNTEKRGLLEALVRDKKLYLVFGNREPVHGEILQWHNYAVLMGPNGAVIGKYAKRIPVQGIESLVKPGDKWGIFDTPLGRIGIFICYEGGFTKIARWIAGVRGAEILILPTLETAGWGGWSHQIHAAMIPFRAIETRRAILRSAALGYSMIIHPSGRVEGRLGYLASGVLRGEVPMESKVTFYVDYGYQFPILCMWLYTAFLAAWIGLSIFSSLNKLLPPANY from the coding sequence ATGGAAGATAAAGCGCAAGAAATGGCGCCTAAACACATAGTTAAAGAACATAAGAAAAGTACACCCACGCTTCCCTATCTAGTATACCGTACAAGATGGTTCAGGTATGTGCTATCAGTTTTATCCGGCATCCTGCTTTTCATTTCCTTTCCGCCGTTATCATACGGCCTTGTCGGCTGGGTTGCCTTGGTGCCCCTGCTTATTGCAGTTTACAGTTCGCCCACCCCGCGTATCGCCGCATTTTGCGGGCTTATAAGCGGGGTAGTTTTTTATTCCGTTTCACTATCGTTCCTTATCAACGCCCTCGGCTTTATGGGTTTCTTGGTCTCCAATATCTTTTCCGTTTACTTGGCGCTTTTCTCAGCCTCCGCGTGGGCGACGGCAAGCCGCATAGGCCTCGGTAAATCCTTTTTCCTCTTGCCCATTTTTTGGACCGGGATAGAACACTTCCGCTCGGAAACATATTTCCTCAAATTCCCCTGGCTGGCACTTGGCTATTCGCAATCTCCGCACCTGGCACTTATCCAGTTCTGCGATACCCTCGGCGTTTACGGGCTCTCGTTTATCATCGTCACGGTCAATGCCTTGGCCGCCTGGTTCGTCCTAGAATGGCTCCGTAAAAAGAAAATTACTTTTTTCCCTCTTGTCACGGGACTTCTTGTAATTTGTTTCCTATTTATTTACGGGGTAACCCGCCCGGATTACCTGCCGCGCTACCAAAGGCACTACGGTGACAGCCTGCCTACCCCGACGTCCGTCGTGACGCAAACAAACACGGCAGACAGGCCCATTGAAGAAAAATATATCCCGGTGGCAGTGGTCCAGGACTGGAGCGACTCGATTAACCAACTTTTAAGCGTCACCGGCCAATCCGTGCATAGCACCAAAGAAACCCTGGCTGTCTGGCCGGAAGCCTACCTGGACGACGCCCTGAACAATACGGAAAAGCGCGGACTTCTGGAGGCGCTCGTCAGGGATAAAAAACTGTATCTGGTCTTCGGCAACCGCGAGCCGGTTCACGGAGAAATATTGCAGTGGCACAACTACGCGGTCCTGATGGGCCCGAACGGCGCGGTCATCGGCAAATACGCCAAGCGCATTCCGGTGCAGGGTATAGAAAGCCTTGTGAAACCCGGAGATAAATGGGGCATCTTTGATACGCCTCTGGGTCGGATAGGCATATTCATCTGCTACGAAGGCGGCTTTACAAAAATAGCCCGCTGGATTGCCGGCGTGCGCGGCGCCGAGATACTGATACTGCCCACCCTGGAAACCGCCGGCTGGGGCGGCTGGTCACACCAGATACACGCCGCGATGATTCCATTCCGGGCAATCGAAACCCGCCGCGCCATATTGAGAAGCGCCGCGTTGGGATACTCCATGATTATCCATCCATCGGGCAGGGTAGAAGGCCGGCTGGGTTATCTTGCTTCGGGAGTATTGCGGGGAGAAGTCCCTATGGAAAGCAAGGTCACGTTTTACGTCGATTACGGGTACCAGTTCCCGATATTATGCATGTGGCTTTACACGGCGTTTCTGGCGGCGTGGATAGGATTAAGTATTTTTAGTTCACTTAATAAACTACTGCCGCCAGCCAATTATTAG